The following proteins are encoded in a genomic region of Gossypium hirsutum isolate 1008001.06 chromosome D05, Gossypium_hirsutum_v2.1, whole genome shotgun sequence:
- the LOC121216898 gene encoding vicilin-like seed storage protein At2g18540, with protein sequence MGKYRNGSLSENSDEETGTPSKPKPKHKSDSESEDTKPRSHSKSDKGKRPSKPRRRHDSSSGISEEYSYSDSESESESQSEYSETESGYSDSEEERRRRKRKRREREERERKRRKKEKEKKRRKKEKERDEERKRKKRKEKERKAKKKKDKLEKGKKGAVTNSWGKYGIIRETDMWNKRPEFTAWLAEVKQINLESLPNWEEKQLFKDFMEDHNTATFPSKKYYNLDAYYKRQMEKENKKGVKKVLQGERTVFNDEEQRRQEMLMAREKQKEEEVQALKLAMQSGMAQAMKEQTQLREEMAYLYKIGNFEAAAAIQKRLDPDVAM encoded by the exons ATGGGTAAATATCGAAACGGTTCTCTCTCAGAGAACTCCGACGAAGAAACGGGAACACCAtctaaacccaaacccaaacacAAATCCGACTCAGAATCCGAAGATACAAAGCCCAGAAGCCACAGCAAAAGCGACAAAGGGAAACGACCGAGCAAACCACGAAGAAGACACGACAGCAGCAGCGGTATCAGTGAAGAGTATTCGTATTCGGACTCAGAATCCGAATCGGAATCCCAGTCGGAGTATTCGGAAACGGAATCAGGGTATTCGGATTCGGAGgaggagaggaggaggaggaagaggaagagaagggagagagaagaaagggaaaggaaaaggaggaagaaagagaaggaaaagaaaaggagaaagaaagaaaaagagagagacgaggagaggaaaagaaagaagagaaaagagaaagaaaggaaagcaaagaaaaagaaggatAAGTTAGAGAAAGGGAAGAAAGGTGCTGTTACAAATTCGTGGGGGAAATATGGAATTATCAGAGAAACTGATATGTG GAATAAGCGACCTGAATTCACAGCATGGTTAGCTGAAGTGAAACAG ATAAACTTGGAAAGCTTGCCCAACTGGGAAGAGAAGCAGTTGTTTAAAGA TTTTATGGAAGATCACAACACAGCCACCTTTCCTTCCAAAAA ATACTATAACCTTGATGCTTATTATAAGCGCCAAATGGAGAAAGAGAACAAAAAGGGTGTTAAAAAGGTTCTCCAAGGAGAGCGTACTGTATTCAATGATGAAGAACAGCGCCG GCAAGAAATGCTTATGGCCCGTGAAAAGCAGAAGGAAGAAGAGGTTCAAGCTTTGAAACTTGCTATGCAGAGTGGAATG GCGCAAGCAATGAAAGAACAAACTCAGTTACGGGAAGAGATGGCTTACTTGTACAAAATCGGCAACTTTGAG GCTGCAGCTGCTATACAAAAACGGCTCGATCCAGATGTTGCAATGTAA
- the LOC121216899 gene encoding protein GRIP-like has protein sequence MKRLAVGPMTTPEYEEWRVRRINDNVPKSSPEGSHSIEEHLRVIPSELEILKQDFERRNAELEKQIEQMEEEKTNLRLDVDVQKLEMERLRKGKARAEEDLDSLKTDYKKLRSSMRTAGLGKTSEQWRKEVQEEKNKADRWETRFQEVQTQNETLKKSLKEKGKLENRVSELEESLHRHRNRNSVMELKASLSRIEEMKRRIEELEAALRSCEMRIEHMRSNEDRQTEQLHYFQNQVRDRDQIMGEAVLQIREVADHLQTLAVQADVLSVKYELESSRGQELASLLRRIRILSFRAKSYM, from the coding sequence ATGAAGCGATTAGCTGTAGGACCAATGACAACCCCCGAATATGAAGAATGGAGGGTCAGAAGAATCAATGACAATGTCCCCAAATCAAGCCCCGAAGGCAGTCATTCGATAGAGGAGCACTTACGGGTCATCCCTTCTGAACTAGAAATTTTGAAGcaagattttgaaagaagaaatgcaGAGTTGGAAAAACagatagagcaaatggaggaagaaaaaacAAACTTAAGGTTGGATGTAGATGTCCAGAAGCTCGAGATGGAGCGATTAAGAAAAGGAAAAGCTAGGGCTGAAGAAGATCTGGATAGTCtgaaaacagattacaagaagttgcgatCATCAATGAGAACCGCCGGGTTGGGAAAGACTTCTGAACAATGGCGCAAGGAAGTTCAAGAAGAAAAGAACAAAGCTGATAGATGGGAAACGAGGTTTCAAGAAGTTCAAACCCAGAACGAGACTTTAAAGAAGAGTctgaaagaaaaagggaaactAGAAAATAGAGTGTCCGAGTTAGAAGAATCTCTCCATCGGCATCGAAATCGAAATTCTGTGATGGAATTAAAAGCAAGCCTAAGTAGAATTGAAGAGATGAAACGAAGAATTGAAGAGTTAGAAGCAGCATTGCGAAGTTGCGAGATGCGGATTGAGCACATGAGATCTAATGAAGATCGTCAAACCGAACAGTTGCACTACTTTCAGAACCAAGTAAGAGATAGAGATCAAATCATGGGAGAAGCCGTGCTTCAAATTCGAGAGGTGGCTGATCACTTGCAGACGTTAGCAGTACAAGCTGATGTGTTAAGCGTGAAGTACGAATTAGAGTCGAGTCGAGGACAGGAGCTAGCCTCGTTGCTTAGGAGGATTagaattttgagttttagggctaagtcgtatatgtaa